The Candidatus Binataceae bacterium genome includes a window with the following:
- a CDS encoding PfkB family carbohydrate kinase, producing the protein MSANLAMPSFPLPLRILVAGESVLDRYVWGTVERVSPEAPIPVLRVQRREERLGNAAFVCANLSSLGAKPALLSLIGEDPNGMLITQLLAALGVDISSVVRDPGRPTIVKERMLGWVMSAQRATQQLLRVDSEDVRPIEPEIEARLLELLETKIAAMDGALVSDLNKGVLTPKLLRVLIEGGRRASKPVIVDPRLSADFSIYRGATALTPNRFEAQRATGLDLSLADNWPRAAAHLIEQLDLDCCLITLDRDGMYLGLRQGGGGHIPTQPRDVYDVVGAGDVVLTTFGLLLAGGADGPTAARIANAAAGVQVSRQGASIISRQDIDCALRYSHRSSENKIVGLQELAVRLEQNRGEGRRICYTNGCFDLFRAGYVHLLEFARSQGDLLVVGLASDSGARRPQRIGQPIYSQEDRTRIVAALAAVDYVTVVDFTQADQAIRLIRPDVLIEGEDYQGNLLADARFVESYGGRVVLAPRLDKRASASTSWCG; encoded by the coding sequence ATGAGTGCTAATTTAGCCATGCCCAGTTTCCCACTTCCTTTGCGCATCTTGGTCGCCGGCGAGAGCGTACTGGATCGCTACGTGTGGGGGACGGTCGAACGCGTCTCGCCGGAAGCCCCGATTCCAGTCCTGCGCGTGCAGCGGCGGGAAGAGCGGCTGGGCAACGCCGCCTTCGTCTGCGCCAATCTTAGTTCCCTGGGCGCCAAACCGGCGCTGCTCAGTCTGATTGGCGAAGACCCCAACGGCATGCTGATCACTCAGTTATTGGCCGCCCTGGGGGTGGACATCAGTTCGGTAGTGCGCGACCCTGGGCGTCCTACGATTGTAAAAGAGCGAATGCTTGGCTGGGTGATGTCGGCGCAGCGCGCCACGCAGCAACTTCTGCGGGTGGATAGCGAGGATGTGCGGCCTATCGAGCCGGAGATCGAAGCGCGCCTGTTAGAGCTGCTGGAGACCAAGATCGCCGCGATGGACGGCGCGCTGGTCTCGGACCTCAACAAAGGCGTGCTGACGCCCAAGCTGCTGCGCGTTCTGATCGAGGGGGGGCGCCGGGCGAGCAAGCCCGTAATCGTCGATCCGCGACTTAGCGCCGACTTCTCCATCTATCGCGGAGCCACTGCACTTACTCCCAATCGCTTCGAGGCACAGCGCGCCACCGGCCTGGATTTATCATTGGCCGATAACTGGCCGCGCGCCGCAGCCCATCTGATCGAGCAATTAGATCTCGATTGCTGTCTAATCACGCTGGACCGTGACGGTATGTACTTAGGGCTGCGCCAGGGTGGGGGAGGCCATATTCCAACCCAGCCGCGGGATGTCTACGACGTCGTAGGTGCCGGCGACGTCGTGCTTACTACGTTTGGCCTGCTGCTCGCTGGTGGTGCCGACGGACCGACCGCGGCTAGGATTGCCAATGCCGCCGCCGGTGTGCAGGTGTCGCGCCAGGGGGCTAGCATTATTTCGCGCCAGGACATCGACTGCGCGCTGCGTTATAGCCACAGGAGTTCGGAAAACAAGATCGTGGGCCTCCAGGAACTGGCGGTGCGCTTAGAGCAAAACCGGGGTGAGGGCCGGAGAATCTGTTACACCAACGGTTGTTTTGATTTATTTCGCGCTGGATATGTTCATTTGCTGGAATTCGCCCGTTCGCAGGGCGATTTACTGGTGGTGGGGCTCGCTAGCGATAGCGGCGCGCGGCGGCCCCAGAGGATAGGCCAGCCGATATATTCTCAAGAGGACCGGACCCGCATTGTAGCTGCGCTCGCGGCGGTGGACTACGTGACGGTTGTCGACTTCACGCAGGCCGATCAGGCTATTCGCCTAATTCGCCCAGATGTGCTAATTGAGGGCGAGGATTACCAAGGCAACCTCCTTGCTGACGCCCGGTTCGTCGAAAGCTATGGCGGCCGCGTGGTGCTGGCACCGCGGCTGGACAAACGCGCGAGCGCCTCCACGAGTTGGTGCGGCTGA